A part of Maridesulfovibrio hydrothermalis AM13 = DSM 14728 genomic DNA contains:
- a CDS encoding pyridoxal phosphate-dependent aminotransferase, translating into MDCISKRACEITPFLVMDILEKAQQMEREGRSIIHMEIGEPDFDTPECIKKACCKALEKGETHYTHSLGIPELREAISKYHKDRYSVDVDPGRIIVTQGTSPAMLLLFTFILDQGDNIIVSDPCYACYSNFISFAGAEANSITTYEEDGFQFRPEEIAKAINSKTKAILINSPSNPTGTLLSPERMAKIAKLGPWIISDEIYHGLVYGEQEHSILEYTDHAFVLNGFSKLFAMTGWRLGYLIAPEKYIRPMQKLCQNFFISANSMAQRAGVAALTESWDDVNRIKDIYDTRRKFILKRLREIGFDIKVEPTGAFYVLVNMKHLALKFDGSSLKLAFDILEKAGIGVTPGIDFGEGAEGYIRLSYANSIENLTEGMNRLEKYVKENS; encoded by the coding sequence ATGGATTGCATTTCTAAACGAGCCTGTGAGATCACACCTTTTCTGGTAATGGATATACTTGAAAAAGCACAACAAATGGAACGTGAAGGTCGCAGCATTATTCATATGGAAATTGGTGAACCGGACTTTGACACGCCGGAATGCATAAAAAAGGCATGCTGCAAAGCCCTTGAAAAAGGTGAAACTCACTACACCCACAGCCTCGGAATACCTGAATTACGCGAAGCTATCAGCAAATACCACAAAGACAGATACAGCGTGGACGTTGACCCGGGCCGCATTATCGTGACTCAAGGGACATCACCGGCAATGCTGCTGCTATTTACTTTTATACTGGACCAAGGCGACAACATCATTGTTTCTGATCCCTGTTATGCCTGCTACAGCAACTTTATCTCTTTTGCAGGAGCAGAGGCCAACAGTATCACCACTTACGAAGAGGACGGATTTCAATTTCGCCCAGAGGAGATTGCTAAAGCAATCAACAGCAAAACTAAAGCGATCCTGATAAACTCCCCGTCCAATCCCACCGGCACTCTTCTTTCGCCTGAGCGCATGGCGAAAATTGCAAAGCTAGGCCCTTGGATCATTTCAGATGAAATTTATCACGGCCTTGTTTACGGAGAGCAGGAGCATTCTATATTGGAATATACCGATCACGCCTTTGTGCTGAATGGATTTTCCAAACTTTTCGCCATGACGGGCTGGAGACTTGGCTATCTGATTGCTCCTGAGAAATACATCCGTCCCATGCAAAAGCTTTGTCAGAACTTTTTCATCTCTGCCAATTCTATGGCGCAGCGGGCGGGAGTGGCGGCCCTGACTGAATCATGGGATGATGTTAACCGCATCAAAGATATTTATGACACACGTCGTAAATTCATACTCAAACGACTGCGCGAAATAGGATTTGATATTAAAGTGGAACCTACCGGAGCTTTCTATGTGCTGGTAAATATGAAACATCTGGCATTGAAATTCGATGGAAGTTCCCTGAAACTAGCCTTTGATATTCTAGAAAAAGCAGGAATAGGAGTAACCCCCGGCATTGATTTCGGCGAGGGAGCTGAAGGCTACATCCGGCTGTCATACGCCAACTCAATCGAAAATCTGACCGAGGGAATGAACAGACTTGAAAAATATGTAAAGGAAAATAGTTAA
- a CDS encoding aminodeoxychorismate/anthranilate synthase component II produces the protein MKILLIDNNDSFTNNLVHLLAKEIVGAEVAVLPYSNTTDPDMVQPFVTEYDLLIISPGPGCPADYPGYEKIIESDKPVLGVCLGMQILNEYFGGKTKRLEGCFHGRTERINFNGDNIRVARYHSLYCAEVGEALEVIAANKSGVPMAVGHKELPLLGYQFHPESFLTEQAGVFIEYALHYFKLR, from the coding sequence ATGAAAATCCTACTGATTGATAATAACGACAGTTTCACCAATAACCTTGTGCATTTGCTGGCAAAAGAAATTGTCGGGGCTGAGGTTGCCGTCCTGCCATATTCAAATACAACTGATCCGGACATGGTTCAGCCCTTTGTAACTGAATATGATTTGCTGATAATTTCTCCCGGTCCGGGGTGTCCGGCAGATTATCCCGGCTATGAAAAAATCATTGAATCGGACAAGCCTGTCCTGGGTGTTTGTCTGGGCATGCAGATACTTAATGAGTACTTCGGCGGTAAAACCAAACGCCTTGAGGGCTGTTTTCACGGACGTACCGAAAGAATAAATTTTAACGGCGATAATATCAGAGTAGCCCGATACCATTCGCTGTATTGCGCCGAAGTAGGGGAAGCCCTTGAGGTTATAGCAGCCAACAAAAGCGGTGTGCCTATGGCCGTCGGCCATAAGGAATTGCCACTGCTGGGTTATCAGTTTCATCCGGAATCATTTTTAACCGAGCAAGCCGGAGTCTTCATTGAATACGCCCTGCACTATTTTAAACTCCGTTAG
- a CDS encoding anthranilate synthase component I family protein, whose product MNTPCTILNSVSFERFCDIALYFVKEKSADVLLGSPAYPESSNSYLGIAPVSELTLEAGTPADEIGPAIKSFAFADEGPSIGYVSYECGHALRGIASAKSTEFPALHLKKYAAVLVHDAGRESLQVLSADAESAAEIVKKIHAADAVPDVDLPCFSAESVDMSLNKCQYEEGVRQTLEYIKEGLTYQLNLSTKFNIPVDNFDPVLWFFALSKKYPAPYYALLRCGEKVIISTSPELFLRVEGGKVTSEPIKGTLRFDKFSAELKEILVSSPKEDAELSMIVDLVRNDISADCNYGSVVVEDHKSVFAVDNLLQMYSRVCGRLADDRDCIDLFLNAFPGGSITGCPKKSSMELIELLEPHTRGPYCGSIVLIQGPRDMISSIAIRTAVYDRSKGDLSYWAGSGIVIDSDPQAEYQETLAKAGKILTPEKM is encoded by the coding sequence TTGAATACGCCCTGCACTATTTTAAACTCCGTTAGTTTTGAAAGATTTTGCGATATAGCACTTTATTTTGTAAAAGAAAAAAGTGCAGATGTGTTGCTTGGTTCACCTGCCTATCCTGAATCAAGCAACAGTTATCTCGGGATCGCCCCTGTCAGTGAACTAACCCTTGAGGCGGGAACTCCCGCAGATGAAATCGGTCCTGCAATCAAATCTTTCGCCTTTGCTGATGAAGGTCCGTCTATCGGTTATGTCAGTTATGAGTGCGGTCATGCTTTGCGCGGGATAGCCAGTGCAAAGTCTACCGAATTTCCCGCTCTGCATTTGAAAAAATATGCTGCCGTGCTGGTTCATGATGCGGGGCGTGAATCTCTTCAAGTGCTATCAGCAGATGCGGAATCCGCAGCTGAGATCGTGAAGAAAATACATGCTGCCGATGCTGTGCCTGATGTAGATTTGCCCTGCTTTTCTGCTGAGTCTGTAGATATGTCTTTAAACAAATGTCAGTATGAAGAGGGCGTGCGGCAGACTCTGGAGTATATCAAGGAAGGGCTTACCTACCAGCTGAATTTGTCAACGAAGTTTAATATTCCGGTAGATAATTTTGATCCGGTTCTTTGGTTTTTTGCTCTGAGTAAAAAATATCCTGCCCCGTATTATGCGCTTTTGCGTTGCGGTGAAAAAGTTATAATATCCACCTCGCCAGAGCTTTTTTTGCGGGTCGAGGGCGGTAAGGTTACATCTGAACCGATTAAAGGCACACTTCGTTTTGATAAATTCAGTGCTGAGCTTAAGGAAATATTAGTATCATCTCCTAAAGAAGATGCAGAGCTTTCAATGATTGTCGATCTGGTTCGCAACGATATTTCAGCGGATTGCAACTATGGATCAGTCGTTGTTGAGGATCATAAATCGGTCTTTGCAGTGGATAATCTGTTGCAGATGTATAGTCGGGTATGCGGTAGACTTGCAGATGATCGGGATTGTATAGATCTTTTTCTGAATGCTTTCCCCGGCGGCTCCATTACCGGATGTCCCAAGAAAAGTTCTATGGAACTTATTGAATTGCTGGAGCCGCATACGCGTGGGCCTTATTGTGGCAGCATTGTTCTCATTCAGGGACCGCGTGATATGATTTCGTCCATTGCAATCAGGACAGCAGTTTATGATCGTTCGAAGGGCGATTTGAGCTATTGGGCGGGGAGCGGGATTGTCATTGATTCAGACCCGCAGGCAGAATATCAGGAAACTTTGGCCAAGGCCGGAAAAATACTTACTCCGGAGAAGATGTGA
- a CDS encoding aminotransferase class IV, with amino-acid sequence MIYFRKGKLREDKIDLDLAQPAFRTGYGFFETIAWNGTEICHLDLHLKRARKSLTEFNVIEQAIDYAKIITEVVEANGLSSKFARVNIFFPAEQGRAFPVVSAVPFEHTPDRVWTLMPGADVFLSSFAQHKTMNRMSYLNAWQKAVENGFDDALLLDFEGHVLESSFASLLFWKAGKFYEPQTDYKLSSTAQMVAATHIQIEKTPILLNTVDEYDHVYALNSLGGMIPVSAIGDVVFEIAPDIADIVTAMVLELK; translated from the coding sequence GTGATCTATTTCAGAAAAGGAAAACTCAGGGAAGATAAAATAGATTTAGATTTAGCCCAGCCTGCTTTTCGGACCGGTTATGGTTTTTTTGAAACCATTGCCTGGAATGGCACTGAAATTTGTCATTTGGATCTGCACTTAAAGCGGGCGCGTAAAAGCCTGACTGAGTTTAATGTAATTGAGCAGGCCATTGATTACGCAAAAATAATAACCGAAGTAGTAGAAGCAAACGGGCTGAGTTCCAAGTTCGCGCGGGTAAACATTTTTTTTCCGGCTGAGCAGGGCAGAGCTTTCCCCGTTGTATCAGCCGTGCCTTTTGAACATACTCCGGACAGGGTCTGGACGCTGATGCCCGGTGCGGATGTTTTTCTTTCATCATTTGCGCAGCATAAAACAATGAACCGAATGTCCTATTTGAATGCTTGGCAGAAGGCGGTGGAAAACGGTTTTGATGATGCATTATTGCTTGATTTCGAAGGGCATGTACTTGAATCGTCCTTTGCATCGCTACTCTTTTGGAAGGCTGGTAAATTTTATGAACCGCAGACTGACTACAAACTTTCCAGTACTGCTCAGATGGTCGCTGCTACGCACATTCAAATAGAAAAGACACCGATACTTCTCAACACAGTAGATGAATATGATCATGTCTATGCCCTTAATTCGCTCGGGGGAATGATCCCTGTTTCAGCTATCGGTGACGTCGTTTTTGAGATTGCACCTGATATTGCTGACATCGTTACCGCTATGGTTCTGGAATTAAAATAG
- the trpS gene encoding tryptophan--tRNA ligase, translated as MSKINNRIVSGMRPTGRLHLGHYFGVLVNWIKIQEDNECYFFVADWHALTSEYSDPRRIKGFVPELVKDWVAAGLDPEKCVIFHQSQVKEHAELHLTLSMMTPLGWLERNPTYKEIRQELVQKELNTYGFLGYPVLMASDILMYKPSRVPVGQDQLPHLELAREIARRFNHLNGEYFPEPQAMLTEEAKLPGLDGRKMSKSYDNGIFLGEAMEDVRPKVMSMLTDKNRLRKSDPGNPEICNLYPYHKLLTDSEKCAEIEKGCRNASLGCVDCKKILAENMGKFLQPMQERRRKMDENPDIVWQILADGTAKAQAKAQQNMEEIREKIGFNF; from the coding sequence ATGAGCAAAATTAATAATCGCATTGTTTCAGGCATGAGGCCCACCGGACGTTTGCATTTAGGTCACTATTTCGGCGTACTGGTTAACTGGATCAAAATTCAGGAAGACAACGAATGTTACTTTTTCGTTGCTGACTGGCATGCGCTCACCAGTGAGTACTCCGATCCCAGACGTATTAAAGGTTTTGTCCCTGAACTGGTTAAAGACTGGGTTGCCGCAGGGCTTGATCCTGAAAAATGTGTAATTTTCCATCAATCTCAGGTAAAAGAGCACGCAGAACTGCACCTGACTCTTTCCATGATGACCCCGCTTGGCTGGCTTGAAAGAAACCCCACTTACAAAGAAATCCGTCAGGAGCTGGTTCAAAAAGAACTGAACACTTACGGATTCCTCGGTTATCCGGTACTCATGGCATCTGATATCCTCATGTACAAGCCTTCACGCGTCCCAGTTGGTCAGGACCAGCTTCCTCACCTTGAGCTTGCCCGTGAGATTGCCCGCCGCTTCAACCACCTTAACGGTGAATATTTTCCCGAGCCGCAGGCCATGCTTACCGAAGAAGCCAAACTGCCCGGCCTTGACGGACGCAAGATGAGCAAAAGTTATGATAACGGTATTTTCCTCGGTGAAGCGATGGAAGATGTCCGCCCTAAAGTAATGTCCATGCTCACTGATAAAAACAGACTTAGAAAATCTGATCCGGGTAACCCTGAAATATGCAACCTTTATCCGTACCACAAACTGTTAACTGACAGCGAAAAATGTGCAGAGATCGAAAAAGGTTGCCGCAATGCTTCTCTTGGTTGCGTGGACTGTAAAAAAATTCTTGCTGAAAATATGGGTAAATTCCTTCAGCCAATGCAGGAAAGACGCCGCAAAATGGATGAAAATCCAGATATAGTCTGGCAGATCCTTGCTGACGGCACAGCCAAAGCGCAAGCTAAAGCACAGCAGAATATGGAGGAAATCCGCGAAAAAATCGGATTCAATTTCTAG
- a CDS encoding site-2 protease family protein, which produces MFDIANTIKEISILALPFLLAITCHEASHGFAAYLLGDPTAKQAGRLTLNPLKHLDPMGTLALILTRMIGWAKPVPVNPSYFKNPQRDMMLVALAGPAANMALAIMFSIVVKIIFSMDINGLSPLMLRILEPTVKIANAGVVINLALCFFNLLPIPPLDGSKIIAGFLPRRAAYQYMSFRYGFIIVILLAMLGILGKIISPVIGFFYNFLVH; this is translated from the coding sequence ATGTTCGATATCGCCAATACAATCAAAGAAATAAGTATCCTTGCTCTTCCTTTTCTTCTGGCAATAACCTGTCACGAAGCTTCTCACGGCTTTGCTGCATATCTTCTTGGCGACCCTACAGCCAAGCAGGCCGGACGACTTACATTAAACCCTCTCAAACATCTTGATCCCATGGGCACTCTTGCGCTGATCCTCACCCGTATGATCGGCTGGGCCAAGCCTGTTCCTGTGAATCCCTCCTACTTCAAAAACCCGCAACGGGATATGATGCTTGTGGCTCTTGCCGGTCCCGCGGCCAATATGGCACTTGCAATAATGTTCTCCATCGTTGTAAAAATAATCTTTTCAATGGATATCAACGGTCTTTCACCGCTAATGTTGAGGATTCTTGAACCAACGGTCAAAATTGCAAATGCCGGAGTTGTAATCAATCTGGCCTTGTGCTTCTTTAATCTGCTGCCAATTCCTCCTTTGGACGGCAGTAAGATCATTGCCGGTTTTCTCCCCCGCAGAGCGGCATATCAATATATGTCCTTCAGGTACGGTTTTATCATTGTTATCCTGCTGGCAATGCTCGGTATCCTAGGTAAAATCATCAGCCCGGTCATAGGTTTTTTCTATAATTTTCTGGTTCATTAA
- a CDS encoding response regulator encodes MTQQTILVVDDEKHIRMLYREELEAAGFQVATSDGTENILAVIKRETPHLVILDIKLGIDRSGLDLLQEIRQEDHDLPVILSTAYDSFKHDMKSIAADHYVVKSVDLSVLKSKIKEALG; translated from the coding sequence ATGACTCAGCAAACAATTTTAGTCGTAGACGATGAAAAACATATACGGATGCTTTACAGAGAAGAGCTTGAAGCTGCCGGCTTTCAAGTTGCCACCTCTGACGGCACAGAAAATATTCTTGCCGTAATAAAAAGAGAAACTCCGCATCTGGTCATCCTCGACATCAAATTAGGCATTGACCGTTCAGGACTGGATTTACTGCAGGAGATCCGGCAGGAGGACCATGATCTCCCAGTTATCTTAAGCACCGCCTATGACAGCTTCAAGCACGACATGAAATCCATAGCCGCAGATCATTATGTGGTTAAATCCGTTGACCTGAGCGTGCTAAAAAGCAAAATCAAAGAAGCTTTAGGCTAA
- a CDS encoding ATP-binding protein — translation MKCKVCKAPAVISLPSHNAAFCQEHFGKFFMKQVSEGIRKRKLLEYDDKILVALSGGKDSLGLMYALAELGYNVTGLHIDLGIFDSSKKARSVVEDFCKDKGYALKVVDFEKEGVPMPLIKKHIRRPICAICGKFKRHYFNKVALEDGYTALATGHNLDDEVARLFANTLRWDQAYLSDQGPLLPAENGFAKKVKPLFRVTEFESANFSFLKGIPYHHLPCPYSGGASFTGHKMLWRDLELRSPGSKRSFYKGFLDRGQPAFAAIHEGRKDYEVKPCEECNCPTSAGICSVCRLKKQLKQALEESDQ, via the coding sequence ATGAAATGTAAGGTTTGCAAAGCTCCGGCAGTAATTTCTCTGCCCAGCCATAACGCTGCGTTTTGTCAGGAGCATTTTGGAAAATTTTTTATGAAGCAGGTTTCTGAGGGAATTCGTAAACGCAAGCTGCTTGAATATGATGATAAAATTCTTGTAGCCCTGTCCGGCGGCAAAGATTCTCTAGGACTTATGTACGCACTGGCGGAGCTGGGGTACAATGTTACCGGATTGCATATTGATCTGGGGATTTTTGATTCCTCAAAGAAAGCACGTTCTGTGGTCGAAGATTTTTGTAAAGACAAAGGATATGCCCTCAAGGTTGTTGATTTTGAGAAAGAAGGCGTGCCCATGCCGCTTATTAAAAAGCATATCCGTCGCCCGATATGCGCCATTTGCGGTAAATTCAAGCGTCATTACTTCAACAAAGTAGCTCTTGAAGATGGATATACCGCTCTGGCTACCGGGCATAATCTTGATGATGAAGTGGCAAGACTTTTTGCCAATACTTTGCGCTGGGATCAGGCGTATCTTTCTGATCAAGGACCGCTTCTGCCCGCAGAAAACGGTTTTGCGAAGAAGGTAAAGCCCCTTTTCCGGGTTACTGAATTCGAGTCTGCAAACTTTTCATTTCTTAAAGGTATTCCATACCACCACCTGCCGTGCCCATACAGCGGCGGGGCCAGTTTTACCGGACATAAGATGCTCTGGAGAGATCTGGAATTGCGCAGTCCCGGTTCGAAGCGTTCTTTTTACAAAGGATTCTTAGATCGCGGTCAGCCTGCTTTTGCAGCGATTCATGAAGGCAGGAAAGATTATGAAGTTAAACCATGTGAGGAATGCAACTGTCCCACTTCCGCCGGCATTTGCAGTGTGTGCAGGCTCAAAAAACAGCTTAAACAGGCTTTAGAGGAAAGCGATCAGTGA
- a CDS encoding glycosyltransferase family 2 protein: MNGPKVSVTMPCYNCEDTVGLAVESILSQSYSNLELVAADDGSSDSTAAILREYAAEDSRLKLLFLDHQGVVGAANAAINASSGKYIARMDADDIALPERIARQSALLDQNSEVGLTACRVRFGGDSDKCAGYAHYVDWINTLVGADEISLNRFVEFPFANPSIMMRSDLIKQHGPFRDGDFPEDYELVLRWLEAGVEMRKVDEELLIWNDPPDRLSRNHPKYTVEAFYRIKSEYLYRWLKINCSTFPRVGVIGSGRTSRKRYRMLEQSGTQTAFYVDIDPRKVGKVIHGSMVIHRNEVPPPGDTFLLSYVASRGAREEVSEFLESRGYILGQHYLLVA, translated from the coding sequence GTGAACGGGCCTAAAGTATCTGTAACCATGCCCTGCTACAATTGTGAGGATACTGTGGGGCTGGCTGTTGAAAGTATTCTAAGCCAGTCTTATTCGAATCTTGAGCTTGTTGCAGCTGATGATGGTTCCAGTGACAGTACGGCCGCTATTCTCAGAGAATATGCAGCTGAAGATTCACGACTTAAGCTTCTTTTTTTAGATCATCAGGGAGTAGTGGGGGCAGCTAATGCAGCGATCAATGCTTCATCAGGAAAATATATCGCCCGTATGGATGCTGATGATATCGCTCTTCCCGAACGGATCGCAAGGCAGTCCGCTCTTTTAGACCAGAACAGCGAAGTAGGGCTTACCGCCTGTCGGGTAAGGTTCGGAGGTGACAGCGACAAGTGCGCCGGCTATGCTCATTATGTTGACTGGATTAATACTCTCGTCGGAGCTGATGAAATCTCCTTGAATCGTTTCGTCGAATTTCCCTTTGCCAACCCGTCAATAATGATGCGCAGTGATCTCATCAAGCAGCACGGTCCGTTTCGCGACGGAGATTTTCCCGAAGATTATGAGCTGGTTCTTCGCTGGCTCGAAGCAGGGGTTGAAATGCGTAAGGTCGACGAGGAGCTGCTTATTTGGAATGACCCTCCGGATCGGCTTTCACGCAATCATCCCAAGTATACTGTAGAAGCATTTTATCGCATTAAAAGTGAATATCTGTACCGCTGGCTTAAGATAAACTGTTCGACGTTCCCAAGAGTCGGGGTGATAGGCTCGGGGCGTACTTCTCGCAAACGTTACCGGATGCTGGAGCAGTCGGGCACTCAAACTGCCTTCTATGTGGATATAGATCCGCGTAAAGTCGGCAAAGTCATTCACGGCAGCATGGTTATTCACCGAAATGAAGTTCCTCCGCCCGGAGATACCTTTTTGCTTTCATACGTGGCAAGCAGAGGAGCGCGTGAAGAAGTCTCAGAATTTTTAGAGTCCCGCGGATACATACTCGGCCAGCATTATTTATTAGTGGCCTAA